In Nonomuraea sp. NBC_00507, the following are encoded in one genomic region:
- a CDS encoding vWA domain-containing protein encodes MSDQPTFTLTIDQNKYLPLDGREVHAILTVGSTGGVTTQVVPADAAEVIIVDTSGSMSGGKIREARQAAATAVRTLRDGVLFAVIAGTESAKMVYPGGSPRLVKATAATKAEAERAIGRLLAHGGTAMGEWLKLAGHVLSAHPSAIKHALLMTDGQNNESAEVFGNVLAGWSGKFVCDCLGVGDDWVPAELRKVAEAMLGTFDFVRNQGDLPEYFRRLTQTSMSKTVAELSLRVWVPQTAQLKFVKQVSPVLLDLTGKRADVNPLTGDYPTGSWGAEEREYHVCVEVPPGQVGQEIRAGWVKLVRPDTGDVVASGNVLAQWTDDLAQSTRINGKVAHYTGQAELHDLIQDGLSARAMGDVDTATARLAKARELAAESGREDTARLLEKVVEVDPATGTARLRRNVDKADEIELDTGSVRTSRLRKEGN; translated from the coding sequence GTGAGTGACCAGCCCACTTTCACGTTGACCATCGACCAGAACAAGTACCTCCCCCTCGACGGCCGCGAGGTGCACGCCATCCTCACCGTCGGCTCCACAGGCGGCGTCACCACGCAGGTCGTGCCCGCCGATGCCGCCGAGGTGATCATCGTGGACACGTCGGGCTCGATGAGCGGCGGCAAGATCCGCGAGGCCCGGCAGGCCGCCGCCACGGCCGTGCGGACGCTGCGCGACGGCGTGCTCTTCGCGGTGATCGCCGGGACCGAGTCGGCCAAGATGGTCTACCCGGGCGGCAGTCCGCGCCTGGTCAAGGCCACCGCCGCCACGAAGGCGGAGGCCGAGCGGGCGATCGGCCGGCTGCTCGCGCACGGCGGCACCGCCATGGGCGAATGGCTGAAGCTGGCCGGGCACGTGTTGTCCGCGCATCCGTCGGCCATCAAGCACGCGCTGCTGATGACCGACGGCCAGAACAACGAGAGTGCCGAGGTCTTCGGCAACGTCCTGGCGGGCTGGAGCGGCAAATTCGTGTGCGACTGCCTCGGGGTCGGCGACGACTGGGTGCCGGCCGAGCTGCGGAAGGTGGCCGAGGCGATGCTCGGCACGTTTGACTTCGTCCGTAACCAGGGGGATTTGCCGGAGTACTTCCGTCGACTCACGCAGACGTCGATGAGCAAGACCGTGGCGGAGCTGTCGCTGCGGGTCTGGGTGCCGCAGACGGCGCAGCTCAAGTTCGTCAAGCAGGTCTCCCCCGTGCTGCTGGACCTGACCGGCAAGCGTGCCGACGTCAACCCGCTGACCGGCGACTACCCGACCGGGTCCTGGGGGGCCGAGGAGCGCGAATACCACGTGTGCGTCGAGGTGCCGCCCGGGCAGGTCGGACAGGAGATCAGGGCGGGCTGGGTCAAGCTCGTACGCCCCGACACCGGGGACGTGGTGGCCAGCGGCAACGTCCTCGCCCAGTGGACCGACGACCTGGCGCAGTCCACCCGGATCAACGGAAAGGTCGCCCACTACACCGGCCAGGCCGAGTTGCACGACCTGATCCAGGATGGGCTGAGCGCCCGGGCGATGGGCGACGTCGACACCGCCACCGCCCGCCTGGCCAAGGCCAGGGAACTGGCCGCCGAGTCGGGCCGCGAGGACACCGCGCGGCTGCTGGAGAAGGTGGTCGAGGTCGATCCCGCCACCGGCACGGCCAGGCTGCGCAGGAACGTCGACAAGGCCGACGAGATCGAGCTCGACACCGGATCGGTCCGCACCAGCCGGCTGCGCAAGGAAGGAAACTGA
- a CDS encoding FHA domain-containing protein, producing the protein MATCPQGHASGADDYCDVCGAQMASAPQAPAPAPTSTPAAAESCPICQTPRAGQFCEVCGHDYSNAGSAAQRGNPALHSEQGGSAPFRVPAARWEAVTAADRAYYEKVIAEGGPDADAVAFPPYCPERSFGLYGDQVRIGRRSRARNLEPEIDLTGPPEDPGVSHLHAVLLAQPDGSWTLVDPGSSNGTQVNGKLLKVNVPVPIRPGDRIHLGAWTVITLREGTP; encoded by the coding sequence ATGGCGACCTGCCCGCAGGGGCACGCGTCCGGCGCCGACGACTACTGCGACGTGTGCGGCGCCCAGATGGCCTCCGCGCCTCAGGCGCCCGCCCCGGCTCCCACCTCCACCCCGGCCGCCGCCGAGAGCTGCCCCATCTGCCAGACGCCGCGTGCCGGGCAGTTCTGCGAGGTGTGCGGCCACGACTACAGCAACGCTGGATCCGCAGCGCAGCGAGGAAACCCAGCGCTGCACTCCGAGCAAGGCGGCAGTGCTCCCTTCCGGGTCCCAGCGGCCAGGTGGGAGGCCGTGACCGCCGCCGACCGCGCCTACTACGAGAAGGTCATCGCCGAGGGCGGTCCCGACGCCGACGCGGTCGCGTTCCCGCCGTACTGCCCCGAGCGCTCCTTCGGCCTGTACGGCGACCAGGTGCGCATCGGGCGGCGCAGCCGGGCCAGGAACCTGGAGCCCGAGATCGACCTGACCGGGCCTCCCGAGGACCCGGGCGTCTCGCACCTGCACGCCGTGCTGCTGGCGCAGCCGGACGGCTCCTGGACGCTGGTCGACCCGGGGTCGTCCAACGGCACCCAGGTGAACGGCAAGCTCCTCAAGGTCAACGTGCCCGTTCCGATCCGCCCCGGCGACCGCATCCACCTGGGCGCGTGGACCGTCATCACCCTCAGGGAGGGCACACCATGA